A part of Gracilimonas sediminicola genomic DNA contains:
- the era gene encoding GTPase Era produces the protein MEDKPHKSGYVAIIGKPNAGKSTLMNYILGAKISITTHKAQTTRHQIVGIFSDEDTQIVFLDTPGVISPRYELQKAMMKTVERARSDADVILFIHDPMDKHPTDDVIELIKSINKPVFLVVNKMDAANDEKARKSAEQIQEKLKIRSTHYISATAGTGVQELMEDIRGCLLPGPPFYPKEDLSEHPVRFFVSELIREQIFLQFHQEIPYSCTVEVVSYDADVDIDRIHADIIVNQKSQKGMLIGKGGTAIKELGIEARKSVEEFIGKQVYLELHVKVREKWREKEGWVRNLGY, from the coding sequence ATGGAAGACAAACCCCACAAATCCGGATATGTAGCAATTATCGGGAAGCCGAATGCCGGTAAATCTACCCTGATGAATTATATTCTGGGCGCCAAGATTTCCATCACTACCCATAAGGCACAAACGACCCGTCATCAGATTGTGGGAATATTTTCGGATGAGGATACTCAGATCGTTTTTCTGGATACTCCCGGTGTTATCTCACCAAGGTATGAGCTTCAAAAAGCGATGATGAAAACCGTGGAGCGTGCACGTAGTGATGCCGATGTGATCCTCTTCATCCATGACCCTATGGATAAGCACCCTACAGATGATGTAATTGAACTTATAAAATCCATCAACAAACCGGTGTTCCTGGTTGTTAATAAAATGGATGCCGCAAATGATGAAAAAGCCCGCAAATCGGCCGAGCAGATTCAAGAGAAACTGAAGATTCGCTCCACACATTATATCTCAGCAACTGCCGGAACCGGCGTGCAAGAATTGATGGAAGATATTCGTGGATGTTTATTGCCCGGACCTCCCTTCTATCCTAAAGAAGACCTAAGCGAGCATCCGGTCCGTTTCTTTGTTTCAGAGCTGATTCGTGAACAGATTTTTCTCCAATTTCACCAGGAAATCCCGTATTCCTGTACGGTAGAAGTAGTTTCTTATGATGCCGATGTGGACATTGACCGCATCCATGCCGACATCATCGTGAACCAGAAATCCCAAAAAGGCATGCTGATTGGCAAAGGCGGAACAGCCATCAAAGAGCTGGGCATTGAAGCCCGGAAATCGGTTGAGGAATTCATTGGCAAACAGGTGTATTTGGAGCTTCATGTGAAGGTCAGAGAAAAGTGGAGAGAAAAAGAAGGGTGGGTTCGTAATTTGGGGTATTAA
- a CDS encoding O-acetylhomoserine aminocarboxypropyltransferase/cysteine synthase family protein, which translates to MSNNKEKRDYKFETLQLHAGQEPDPTTGSRAVPIYQTTSYNFDNTEHAANLFALREFGNIYTRIMNPTNDVFENRVAALEGGVAALATASGQAAQFLAISNLAQAGDNIVSTQYLYGGTYNQFKVALPRLGIDVRFAKEDSIEAYAKHIDENTKAIYVESIGNPRGNVADFEGLSALAKENNIPLVVDNTFGAGGALVQPLKHGANVVTASATKWIGGHGTSIGGVIVDGGNFNWGNGKFPAFSEPSPSYHGLNFWEVFGEDGPFGNIAFAIRARVEGLRDFGPAQSPFNSFLLLQGLETLSLRVERHNENALKLAHWLKDHDAVEWISFTGLPEHDYHERAKKYLKEGHFGSVFTFGVKGGYDAAREFIENVQLSSHLANVGDAKTLVIHPASTTHQQLTETEQKSSGVKGDLIRVSVGIEHIDDIIEDFEKAFAKIKVPV; encoded by the coding sequence ATGAGCAACAACAAAGAAAAACGCGACTATAAATTTGAAACCCTGCAGCTGCATGCAGGTCAGGAACCGGATCCCACAACAGGATCGAGAGCGGTGCCGATTTATCAAACCACTTCGTACAATTTTGATAATACCGAGCACGCTGCCAACCTATTTGCTCTCCGTGAATTCGGCAATATCTATACCCGGATTATGAACCCGACCAATGATGTTTTTGAAAACCGGGTGGCTGCCCTCGAAGGCGGAGTGGCTGCATTGGCAACAGCCTCCGGACAGGCTGCCCAGTTTTTGGCTATTTCCAATCTGGCCCAGGCCGGCGATAACATCGTTTCAACCCAATACCTGTATGGCGGAACTTATAACCAGTTCAAAGTAGCCCTGCCCCGGTTGGGGATCGATGTTCGCTTTGCGAAAGAAGATTCCATCGAAGCATACGCTAAACATATCGATGAAAACACCAAAGCCATTTATGTGGAGTCTATCGGAAATCCGCGCGGCAACGTGGCCGACTTTGAAGGACTTTCGGCCCTGGCCAAAGAAAACAACATCCCGCTTGTGGTAGATAATACATTCGGCGCCGGCGGTGCCCTTGTTCAGCCTCTTAAACACGGAGCCAATGTCGTAACCGCATCAGCTACCAAGTGGATTGGCGGACACGGAACGTCTATCGGTGGGGTGATTGTAGATGGTGGTAATTTCAACTGGGGCAACGGAAAATTCCCCGCATTCAGTGAACCCTCTCCTTCCTATCACGGACTTAATTTCTGGGAAGTATTCGGTGAAGACGGCCCTTTCGGCAACATCGCTTTTGCCATTCGTGCCCGGGTTGAAGGGCTGCGTGATTTCGGTCCGGCTCAGTCTCCATTTAACAGTTTTCTGCTGTTGCAGGGGCTGGAAACGCTGTCTTTACGGGTTGAAAGGCACAATGAAAATGCTCTGAAATTGGCCCACTGGCTGAAAGATCATGACGCCGTTGAGTGGATCAGCTTTACTGGCCTGCCTGAGCATGATTATCACGAGCGTGCCAAAAAATATCTGAAAGAAGGTCACTTCGGTTCGGTATTCACCTTTGGCGTGAAAGGCGGATATGATGCCGCGAGAGAATTCATCGAAAACGTACAGCTATCCAGTCACCTTGCCAATGTGGGAGATGCCAAAACCCTGGTTATCCATCCTGCCTCAACCACTCACCAGCAGCTCACGGAAACCGAGCAGAAGTCGAGCGGTGTGAAAGGTGACCTGATCCGGGTATCCGTTGGCATCGAGCATATCGATGATATCATCGAGGACTTCGAGAAAGCATTCGCAAAAATTAAAGTACCCGTGTAA